In Desulforhopalus sp., the genomic stretch CGCCTGTAAAGGCCCCCCTTTCGTGTCCAAAAAATTCGCTTTCGACGAGACTTTCAGGAATGCAGGCACAGTTGACCGGGACAAACGGTTTGGTTTTTCTTGCGCTCTGTTCGTGAATCATGCGGGCAATAAGTTCCTTCCCCGTACCGTTTTCACCGAGGATCATGACGTTTATCGGAGTGGTGCTTACCACCTTGACGAGATGGAGCACTTCACGCATAGCCGGGCTTTCAGCGATGAAGAGTTTTCCCCGAACAGAGCTCTGTCCGAGTCTGTCCACTTCCTGGCCCAGAAAATCGGCTATATGAAGGATTTCCTGGTTAAAAGCGGTTGATTTGATAGAGGTAGAAAGGATATAGGCGACTTCTTCTAACTGTAATCGATCATCTTCAGAAAACACTCCTCTATCCAATTTGTTCAATAATTGTACAGCACCAAAAACTTGATTATCATCCTTTGCTTTGATAGGGCTACAAAGCATGCTGTGGCATGCAAATCCTGTTTGTTCTGCAATTTGTATGTGATAGCCCTGGTGACTGGTTAGGTCATTGTCAATGACACTTTTCCCTGTGGATATAACCCTGCCGACCACACTGCCATCCATTGGCGGAACAATTCGTATTTCTTCCAGCCCCGTACCGAACATTGAGCATATCCGGTTTGAACCTATTTCCATAATGAAAATAGTGCAGCGCTCCACCCTCATAAGTGTTGGTAGTATCTTTGTGTAAAAGATTACCGATTCCTTGTGGTCGTCCAAAATTCTTGAGGTGGACACTTGGGCTAAACGCTTACGAAGGTGGCTGATTTCAGTTTTTATTGGCAGCATCTTGGAGGAGGTGGTTGAGTTTGTTGTGTAAAAGCTATTAACAACATTGTTAATTGATTTGATATGGCTTGACACCTTCAAAGGGTGAAAGTGTTGATATGCATTAACATATTAAATAGATTGTTTAATCTATTAAGTAGATGATAAAAAAATGACAGATATATTAACAAGCTGGTTCCTTCATGTGTAATATATTTTACCACAATTGTAAAAGGTTAAAGAGAAAAGGATAACCGAGTCAGAGGTAACATATATTTTATTTACTTGTATTATCAGGCTGTTGTTGGGTAGAAGAGGTGTCCTTGATATGGTTGGCATGGAAAATGCTCTCAAATTCGTCGTGGTGCAAAATGTATCATGAAGAGAATCACAACATCGTAACCAGTTAGGAATGAAGTTGGGGGGGACCCGCCGATTTCCTGCCAGCAAATTGATAAAAAACACCGATGGATTTAATAAAAAATTCAAAATCCGGCGGATATTTTTTGTTCTTTGCTGTGTAACCATGAATCCGCAAATGGCGACGCTTTGTTCGTCATCAGGAAAAGGGAAAATGAACAAAAAAAGCATGTTAGTAAAAGAACACGAAAAGCTACAATTTCGCGAAGTGGGACGGGGGTTCATTGTAACGAAGGCCGTCTCAGGGATGCCTCAGGGAAGAAAACTCGCAAAAACCTATTTGGATCAATTCAATCGGCGACATGTCCAAATCGATGGCAACATCGAATTGCTCAAAGAACACCATTGCTATTTAGGGGCAGATTAGTCTCTGTTATTTTTTGGTTCTCGTTAACCGACTTTTTCCAAGAGATTATGTTTTTTATTAATGCGGTGGAAAAGTCTGACTGAGGAGATCTTGTTTCGTTATACAAGGCCACAACCAGATGACTTGTCTTGAGAGGCTATCAAGGAGTTATTCGCAACTCGGTGAACGCTCCTCCCTGAGGAGATCGGTAACGAACCATTGCCGAGATATCGCCGCTCAATGGACTCTTGAGCTTAATTGATAGAGAAAGAATGCCGTCTTTGGTTTTTTTGAACAGCCAT encodes the following:
- a CDS encoding sigma 54-interacting transcriptional regulator; translation: MRVERCTIFIMEIGSNRICSMFGTGLEEIRIVPPMDGSVVGRVISTGKSVIDNDLTSHQGYHIQIAEQTGFACHSMLCSPIKAKDDNQVFGAVQLLNKLDRGVFSEDDRLQLEEVAYILSTSIKSTAFNQEILHIADFLGQEVDRLGQSSVRGKLFIAESPAMREVLHLVKVVSTTPINVMILGENGTGKELIARMIHEQSARKTKPFVPVNCACIPESLVESEFFGHERGAFTGADSSRKGKFEDADSGTLFLDEIAEMPLTVQPKILRALEEQEGQRLGGNKTISYDLRLICATNKDISVLVKKGLFREDLYFRLFSVEITVPPLRRRREDILPLALHFLEQTNLRYARNVAGFDTDVLDLFEQYQWPGNVRQLIREVERLVALTADNEIIRLSQCSSPLQEFSQIPGSNGGPALTSLSIPEHVTYLEKKLIEKAMKISNGNKSQAAKQLCLTRQCLAQKLKRYRLL